One region of Triticum aestivum cultivar Chinese Spring chromosome 6B, IWGSC CS RefSeq v2.1, whole genome shotgun sequence genomic DNA includes:
- the LOC123134871 gene encoding uncharacterized protein — MSTAAASRPSGPVLLSPFPNYQSASLSRVKLSVAGSPAKSFSVSSPPSSPTAAPKIRRSCMCSPTNHPGLFRCSLHKERKQEAPAAGSCSKHTASTCAQLVPSGSGSGCSKRSYSGLAQRIPMGSGHWARKALVPSHAVQQLQHRKRVVERFHAGASRLSVASMAGRSNQ, encoded by the coding sequence ATGTCGACGGCGGCTGCATCCCGGCCCAGCGGCCCTGTGCTTCTGAGCCCCTTTCCCAACTACCAATCCGCCTCGCTCTCCCGTGTCAAGCTCTCGGTCGCCGGCTCGCCGGCCAAGTCCTTCAGCGTCTcgtctcccccctcctcccccaccGCAGCCCCCAAGATCCGTCGGTCCTGCATGTGCTCCCCGACGAACCACCCCGGCTTGTTCCGCTGCAGCCTCCACAAGGAGCGAAAGCAGGAGGCCCCGGCCGCCGGCAGCTGCAGCAAGCACACGGCCAGTACGTGCGCGCAGCTCGTCccaagcggcagcggcagcggctgctCTAAACGCTCGTACAGCGGACTGGCGCAGCGCATCCCCATGGGGAGCGGGCACTGGGCACGCAAGGCGCTCGTGCCATCCCACGCGGTGCAGCAGCTGCAGCACCGGAAGCGAGTGGTGGAGCGGTTCCACGCCGGGGCTAGCCGGCTCTCCGTCGCCTCCATGGCCGGCCGCAGCAACCAGTAA